In Verrucomicrobiia bacterium, one genomic interval encodes:
- a CDS encoding Gfo/Idh/MocA family oxidoreductase has translation MKSPPRVAVIGTGSLGKEHARIYAAMAAAGEVIFAGVHDAIPETARAVADRLGVRAFGDLAEAMESAEVFSVVTPTSTHFETASHLLRHNRHVLVEKPMTDNAADATALVELAREKGCVLLVGHVERFNPVFQRLQEMAPVPRFIEAHRLSPYPARSTDIGVVLDLMIHDLDVILAFVNSPVVAVDAVGIPVLSRSEDIANARLRFANGCIANLTASRVSTERMRKIRVFSGGAKPAYVSLDYRAQTGYALRLARSDEKESSLLKKLLHARDSSIVVEFAGRRIVREPVPITREEPLQLELKHFIRCVTEQGAPLVSGESAKHALDLAFTITRQIEAQVPPELG, from the coding sequence ATGAAGTCGCCGCCCAGGGTTGCCGTGATCGGCACCGGATCGCTCGGAAAGGAGCATGCGCGCATCTATGCCGCCATGGCGGCGGCGGGGGAGGTGATCTTCGCGGGCGTTCACGACGCGATTCCGGAGACGGCCCGGGCGGTGGCGGACCGCCTCGGGGTGCGGGCCTTCGGCGACCTGGCGGAGGCGATGGAGTCGGCCGAGGTGTTCAGCGTGGTCACACCCACCTCGACCCATTTCGAGACGGCCAGTCACCTGCTGCGCCACAACCGGCATGTGCTGGTGGAGAAGCCGATGACGGACAATGCGGCGGACGCGACGGCCCTGGTCGAGCTGGCGCGCGAGAAGGGGTGCGTCCTGCTGGTGGGCCATGTGGAACGGTTCAACCCGGTGTTTCAGCGGTTGCAGGAAATGGCGCCGGTTCCGCGCTTCATCGAGGCTCATCGGTTGTCGCCCTACCCGGCCCGCAGCACGGACATCGGGGTGGTGTTGGATCTGATGATCCACGATCTGGATGTGATCCTGGCCTTTGTGAATTCCCCGGTGGTGGCGGTGGATGCGGTGGGGATCCCGGTGTTGAGCCGGAGCGAGGACATCGCCAACGCGCGGCTGCGGTTCGCCAACGGCTGCATTGCCAACCTCACGGCCAGCCGGGTGAGCACGGAGCGGATGCGGAAGATCCGCGTGTTTTCCGGCGGGGCCAAACCGGCTTACGTGTCGCTGGATTACCGCGCCCAGACCGGATACGCGCTGCGACTGGCCCGATCGGACGAGAAGGAGAGTTCGCTGCTGAAGAAGCTGCTGCACGCGCGGGACTCCTCGATCGTGGTGGAGTTCGCGGGGCGCCGCATCGTCCGCGAGCCGGTGCCCATCACCCGGGAGGAACCGCTGCAGTTGGAACTGAAGCATTTCATCCGGTGCGTGACGGAGCAGGGCGCCCCGCTGGTGAGCGGCGAATCGGCCAAGCACGCCCTTGATCTCGCCTTCACGATCACCCGCCAGATCGAGGCCCAGGTGCCGCCGGAATTGGGATGA